In the Streptomyces fradiae ATCC 10745 = DSM 40063 genome, one interval contains:
- a CDS encoding aspartate-semialdehyde dehydrogenase, translated as MTPATTAPEATTATEATTATTATSTASAPRVAIVGATGAVGSTLLELMESRGFRYSELHLVASARSAGRVLTVGEREYTVVAVEDFDFGRADVAFFSAGTAVSEKWVPVATEAGALVIDNTIAFRMDPDTPLVVPQVNAHELDRRPASGVVANPNCSTIPLVRLLRGVEDRWGIRNAVVSTYQAASGLGYSGVEELQESSRAALQGPDADFEANHFRPTLAFNVIPKIDRFLDSGFTLEEEKMLRESRKILGMPHLDVTTTCVRVPVANCHSEAVYVECQEPVDRAELVEVLAGLPEVRVHDRESATAFPTPAVVDSSDVVHVGRVRVTQNNPRAFWLWLVADNLRIGAALNALQIGEEIVARGTLEARP; from the coding sequence ATGACTCCTGCCACCACGGCCCCGGAAGCCACCACGGCCACCGAAGCCACCACGGCCACGACCGCCACCTCCACCGCCTCCGCCCCGCGCGTCGCCATCGTCGGTGCCACGGGCGCCGTCGGCAGCACGCTCCTGGAGCTGATGGAGTCCCGCGGCTTCCGCTACAGCGAGCTGCACCTGGTCGCCTCCGCCCGCTCCGCCGGGCGCGTCCTGACCGTCGGCGAGCGCGAGTACACCGTCGTCGCCGTCGAGGACTTCGACTTCGGCCGCGCCGACGTCGCCTTCTTCTCCGCCGGCACCGCCGTCAGCGAGAAGTGGGTGCCCGTCGCCACCGAGGCGGGCGCGCTCGTCATCGACAACACCATCGCCTTCCGCATGGACCCGGACACCCCGCTCGTCGTCCCGCAGGTCAACGCGCACGAGCTGGACCGGCGCCCCGCCTCCGGCGTCGTGGCCAACCCCAACTGCTCCACCATCCCGCTCGTCCGCCTGCTGCGCGGCGTCGAGGACCGCTGGGGCATCCGCAACGCGGTCGTCAGCACGTACCAGGCCGCCTCCGGCCTCGGCTACTCCGGCGTGGAGGAGCTCCAGGAGTCCAGCCGGGCCGCCCTCCAGGGCCCCGACGCCGACTTCGAGGCGAACCACTTCCGCCCGACGCTCGCCTTCAACGTCATCCCGAAGATCGACCGCTTCCTCGACTCCGGCTTCACGCTGGAGGAGGAGAAGATGCTCCGCGAGTCCCGCAAGATCCTCGGCATGCCGCACCTGGACGTCACCACGACCTGCGTCCGCGTGCCCGTCGCCAACTGCCACTCCGAGGCCGTGTACGTGGAGTGCCAGGAGCCGGTGGACCGCGCCGAGCTGGTCGAGGTCCTCGCCGGCCTGCCGGAGGTGCGGGTGCACGACCGGGAGAGCGCGACCGCGTTCCCGACGCCGGCCGTGGTCGACAGCTCCGACGTCGTCCACGTCGGCCGCGTCCGTGTCACGCAGAACAACCCGCGCGCCTTCTGGCTGTGGCTCGTCGCCGACAACCTGCGCATCGGCGCCGCCCTCAACGCCCTCCAGATCGGCGAGGAGATCGTCGCCCGCGGCACCCTGGAGGCCAGGCCGTGA
- a CDS encoding TetR/AcrR family transcriptional regulator — MTSGAGDTTTSGSGDIRRSLELLWGGGEPPSRGPKRGLTLDAVVTAAIELADAEGFDAVSMRRLSTRLNIGTMSLYRYVPGKAELLDLMLDRVQGLPPGTPETPDDWRDGVEALARGHLALYRRHPWLLKVNQSRSVLGPGALRALEAALAALRGMGLGDEETLSVIIAVQAFTLGIARMEIQATEAARETGVSDEEFWNRQEPVLSRAMGSGEFPMMAELSEDTFSKEFDHFGFGLRALVRGFEARVAEVRAERGGPGGGG; from the coding sequence ATGACCAGCGGCGCGGGCGACACCACCACGAGCGGCAGCGGCGACATCCGCCGCAGCCTGGAGCTCCTGTGGGGCGGGGGCGAGCCGCCCAGCCGGGGGCCGAAGCGCGGACTGACCCTGGACGCGGTGGTCACGGCCGCGATCGAGCTGGCCGACGCCGAGGGGTTCGACGCCGTCTCCATGCGGCGGCTCTCGACCAGGCTGAACATCGGCACCATGTCGCTGTACCGGTACGTCCCCGGCAAGGCCGAGCTGCTGGACCTGATGCTCGACCGGGTGCAGGGCCTCCCGCCGGGCACGCCCGAGACCCCGGACGACTGGCGCGACGGGGTGGAGGCGCTGGCCCGCGGCCACCTCGCCCTCTACCGGCGCCACCCCTGGCTGCTGAAGGTCAACCAGAGCCGCAGCGTCCTCGGTCCGGGCGCCCTGCGCGCGCTGGAGGCGGCGCTGGCCGCGCTGCGCGGGATGGGGCTCGGCGACGAGGAGACCCTGTCGGTGATCATCGCCGTGCAGGCCTTCACCCTCGGGATCGCCCGGATGGAGATCCAGGCGACGGAGGCGGCCCGGGAGACCGGGGTCAGCGACGAGGAGTTCTGGAACAGACAGGAGCCGGTCCTGTCGCGGGCCATGGGGAGCGGCGAGTTCCCGATGATGGCCGAGCTGTCGGAGGACACCTTCTCGAAGGAGTTCGACCACTTCGGGTTCGGGCTGCGGGCCCTGGTGCGGGGGTTCGAGGCGCGGGTCGCGGAGGTACGCGCGGAGCGGGGCGGTCCGGGCGGGGGCGGATGA
- a CDS encoding GDSL-type esterase/lipase family protein codes for MRPRFMFVGDSMTIGSAGEHTWRYRMWQHLEASFGPGGYAVVGPRTALYDHEAGAPVSTAYADPAFPAQARAHLAGWGEGWLHMAPVVGEAVAAGRADVLLVSLGLIDLGFYTNSDQTARNVRAFVAAARAANPDVRAVLLPVIPNVRAEEEPPFAAECARFNGLLAAVAAELSTPRSPLVLADPPAGYDLRADTYDGTHPGPSGEHKLAAAFAGALHRAWGWGGPYRPAHPRGAQKCTRRLSGVTR; via the coding sequence ATGCGTCCCAGGTTCATGTTCGTCGGCGACTCCATGACCATCGGCAGCGCCGGCGAGCACACCTGGCGCTACCGGATGTGGCAGCACCTGGAGGCGTCGTTCGGGCCCGGCGGGTACGCCGTCGTGGGCCCCCGCACGGCGCTGTACGACCACGAGGCCGGGGCGCCGGTGTCCACGGCGTACGCGGACCCGGCGTTCCCCGCGCAGGCGCGGGCGCACCTGGCGGGGTGGGGCGAGGGGTGGCTGCACATGGCGCCGGTCGTCGGGGAGGCCGTCGCGGCGGGCCGGGCGGACGTGCTGCTGGTCTCGCTGGGCCTGATCGACCTGGGGTTCTACACGAACAGCGACCAGACGGCGCGCAACGTGCGGGCGTTCGTCGCGGCGGCCCGCGCCGCGAACCCGGACGTGCGGGCGGTGCTGCTGCCGGTCATCCCGAACGTACGGGCCGAGGAGGAGCCGCCCTTCGCGGCGGAGTGCGCCCGCTTCAACGGCCTCCTCGCGGCGGTGGCGGCCGAGCTGTCCACGCCCCGCTCGCCGCTGGTGCTGGCCGACCCGCCGGCCGGGTACGACCTGCGGGCCGACACGTACGACGGCACGCACCCCGGCCCGTCCGGGGAGCACAAGCTGGCCGCCGCGTTCGCCGGCGCCCTGCACCGGGCCTGGGGGTGGGGCGGCCCGTACCGGCCGGCCCACCCCCGCGGGGCTCAGAAGTGCACCCGGCGGTTGTCCGGGGTGACGCGGTAG
- a CDS encoding TauD/TfdA family dioxygenase: MTATADRPLAPAPVPTFAEIRLPDEVRDALGAALTAVGDPTADVDHAMTRYLQAFAALPTGLLQRLVDFGRHIDAPGVALVGNLPVDPVLPDTPGDGGPARGKATFVAEGVLLGLSGLLGEPIGVTTEKDGRLVHDVIPVQGGARTQTNQGSEVFLNYHSDITHDVIGRYDIANPDFLVLSCLRADHEGVAMTSYADARDISAALEPEVLETLRSPLFRLNAPGSYTRDVAGDTEVLSDPVPLISGVGDHPEIVISANGVRALTSGAEAALDRLQEVCRAVSHTVRLRPGQALLINNRKGVHARSTFTARYDGRDRWLQRTYVRRNLWDIRYRVTPDNRRVHF; the protein is encoded by the coding sequence ATGACCGCCACCGCCGACCGTCCGCTCGCACCCGCCCCGGTGCCCACCTTCGCGGAGATCCGCCTCCCCGACGAGGTCCGCGACGCCCTCGGGGCCGCCCTCACCGCCGTCGGCGACCCCACCGCGGACGTCGACCACGCGATGACCCGCTACCTCCAGGCGTTCGCCGCCCTGCCGACCGGTCTGCTCCAGCGGCTCGTCGACTTCGGCCGCCACATCGACGCGCCGGGCGTCGCCCTCGTCGGCAACCTGCCCGTCGACCCCGTCCTGCCGGACACCCCCGGCGACGGCGGGCCCGCGCGGGGCAAGGCCACCTTCGTCGCGGAGGGCGTCCTGCTCGGCCTGAGCGGCCTGCTGGGCGAGCCGATCGGCGTCACCACGGAGAAGGACGGGCGCCTCGTCCACGACGTGATCCCCGTCCAGGGCGGCGCCCGCACCCAGACGAACCAGGGCTCGGAGGTGTTCCTCAACTACCACAGCGACATCACCCACGACGTGATCGGCCGCTACGACATCGCCAACCCGGACTTCCTCGTCCTGAGCTGCCTGCGCGCCGACCACGAGGGCGTCGCCATGACCAGCTACGCCGACGCCCGCGACATCTCGGCGGCCCTCGAACCGGAGGTGCTGGAGACCCTGCGCTCCCCGCTGTTCCGGCTCAACGCCCCCGGCAGCTACACCCGCGACGTGGCCGGCGACACGGAGGTCCTCTCCGACCCGGTCCCGCTCATCAGCGGCGTCGGCGACCACCCGGAGATCGTCATCTCCGCCAACGGCGTGCGGGCCCTGACCAGCGGCGCCGAGGCCGCCCTCGACCGGCTCCAGGAGGTCTGCCGCGCGGTGTCCCACACCGTACGGCTCCGCCCCGGGCAGGCCCTGCTGATCAACAACCGCAAGGGCGTCCACGCGCGGTCCACCTTCACCGCCCGCTACGACGGCCGGGACCGCTGGCTCCAGCGCACCTACGTGCGCCGCAACCTGTGGGACATCCGCTACCGCGTCACCCCGGACAACCGCCGGGTGCACTTCTGA
- a CDS encoding DMT family transporter yields the protein MSTETRSGNTELKGSIELTAAMVLSGTLGIFVVESGASPFNVVFFRCLFGAIALGLYCLVRGFFKNHGLTPKKVGMAALGGAFIVFNWAFLFEAYESTSISVATVVYHTQPFYVMLLGAVLFRDKITATKLGWLVVAFAGLILVAGVSVSDFQDGAKSGYLAGLGMALLAAVFYAFSTVITKRVTGVRPHLVALIQVVLGIPLLLPFATFGDMAGMGADWGWLVGLGLIHTCLMYVLMYSSYQKLPTAKIAVLAFVYPAVAMLCDWAVYGHSISLLQALGIPLIVGASLGVNLGWTFGPRRPAPEAPAGPAAGTAPTAGKPAAPAASASPSAPASPSAPLPSEARTTAGTTTADDKITIGESR from the coding sequence ATCTTCGTCGTCGAGTCCGGCGCCTCGCCCTTCAACGTCGTCTTCTTCCGCTGCCTGTTCGGCGCGATCGCGCTCGGCCTGTACTGCCTGGTGCGCGGCTTCTTCAAGAACCACGGACTGACCCCGAAGAAGGTCGGCATGGCCGCCCTCGGCGGCGCCTTCATCGTCTTCAACTGGGCGTTCCTCTTCGAGGCGTACGAGTCGACCTCGATCTCCGTGGCGACCGTCGTCTACCACACGCAGCCGTTCTACGTGATGCTGCTCGGCGCCGTCCTCTTCCGCGACAAGATCACCGCGACCAAGCTCGGCTGGCTCGTCGTCGCGTTCGCCGGCCTGATCCTCGTCGCCGGGGTGTCCGTCTCCGACTTCCAGGACGGCGCCAAGAGCGGCTACCTCGCCGGACTCGGCATGGCGCTGCTCGCCGCCGTGTTCTACGCCTTCTCGACCGTCATCACCAAGCGCGTCACGGGCGTCAGGCCGCACCTGGTCGCGCTGATCCAGGTCGTGCTGGGCATCCCGCTGCTCCTCCCCTTCGCCACCTTCGGCGACATGGCCGGCATGGGCGCCGACTGGGGCTGGCTGGTCGGCCTCGGCCTCATCCACACGTGCCTGATGTACGTGCTGATGTACTCCTCGTACCAGAAGCTGCCCACCGCGAAGATCGCCGTCCTGGCCTTCGTCTACCCGGCCGTCGCCATGCTCTGCGACTGGGCCGTGTACGGGCACAGCATCTCCCTGCTCCAGGCGCTCGGCATCCCGCTCATCGTCGGCGCCAGCCTCGGCGTGAACCTCGGCTGGACCTTCGGCCCGCGCCGCCCCGCCCCCGAGGCGCCCGCCGGCCCGGCCGCCGGCACCGCGCCCACCGCCGGGAAGCCGGCCGCCCCCGCCGCTTCCGCCTCCCCGTCCGCCCCCGCTTCTCCGTCCGCACCGCTGCCGTCCGAGGCCCGGACCACCGCCGGGACCACCACCGCAGACGACAAGATCACGATTGGAGAGTCGCGATGA
- a CDS encoding ATP-binding cassette domain-containing protein yields MDTTYAIRAEGLRKRYGDKDALDGFDLAVRTGTVHGLLGPNGAGKTTAVRVLSTLRRLDGGRAEVAGVDVARHPGRVRALIGLTGQYAAVDEVLTGRQNLEMFGRLFHLGGRGARSRAAELLERFDLAEAADEGVEGYSGGMRRRLDLAASMILAPRVLFLDEPTTGLDPRGRGEVWEAVRALVEGGTTVLLTTQYLDEADQLASRITVIDRGRAIADDTPEALKDRVGGDRVEVVAADPADLPRVAGIVARVGDGEPRVDQAGRRVHAQVRDRVAALTEVARTLRDEGVAVEDIGLRRPTLDDVFLRLTGTGAEDPRTDEAAPDGGGPGGTGPDGGGPGGTGPGGTGPGALGRTPEGAAA; encoded by the coding sequence GTGGACACGACGTACGCGATCAGGGCCGAGGGCCTGCGGAAGAGGTACGGGGACAAGGACGCGCTGGACGGCTTCGACCTGGCCGTGCGGACCGGCACGGTGCACGGGCTGCTGGGGCCCAACGGCGCGGGGAAGACCACCGCCGTGCGGGTCCTGTCCACGCTGCGGCGCCTCGACGGCGGGCGCGCCGAGGTCGCCGGGGTGGACGTGGCCCGCCACCCCGGCCGGGTGCGGGCGCTGATCGGCCTCACCGGCCAGTACGCGGCCGTGGACGAGGTCCTGACGGGCCGGCAGAACCTGGAGATGTTCGGCCGCCTCTTCCACCTGGGCGGCCGGGGCGCCCGGTCGCGCGCCGCCGAGCTGCTGGAGCGGTTCGACCTGGCGGAGGCCGCCGACGAGGGCGTCGAGGGGTACAGCGGCGGCATGCGGCGCCGGCTCGACCTGGCCGCGTCGATGATCCTCGCGCCCCGCGTGCTCTTCCTCGACGAGCCGACGACGGGCCTCGACCCGCGTGGCCGGGGCGAGGTGTGGGAGGCCGTGCGCGCCCTGGTCGAGGGCGGCACGACGGTGCTGCTGACCACGCAGTACCTGGACGAGGCGGACCAGCTGGCCTCGCGCATCACGGTCATCGACCGGGGCCGGGCCATCGCCGACGACACGCCCGAGGCGCTCAAGGACCGGGTCGGCGGCGACCGCGTGGAGGTCGTCGCCGCCGACCCGGCCGACCTGCCCCGCGTGGCCGGGATCGTGGCCCGGGTCGGCGACGGGGAGCCGCGCGTGGACCAGGCCGGGCGGCGGGTCCACGCGCAGGTCCGCGACCGGGTGGCGGCACTGACGGAGGTCGCCAGGACCCTGCGCGACGAGGGCGTGGCGGTGGAGGACATCGGGCTGCGCCGGCCGACGCTCGACGACGTCTTCCTCCGGCTGACCGGTACGGGGGCCGAGGACCCCCGTACCGACGAGGCGGCTCCGGACGGCGGTGGACCGGGCGGCACGGGACCGGACGGCGGTGGACCGGGCGGCACGGGTCCGGGCGGTACGGGACCGGGCGCCCTCGGCCGTACGCCGGAAGGAGCCGCCGCGTGA
- a CDS encoding amino acid kinase family protein, which yields MNAPAVLKFGGSSFRTLAAYGDLAQALSDRVEREGTRLVVVVSGQPGETEQFRERLSQVNPHPEDETVAGLLTLADTIGAQLLCTALNRVGRSATVLAGHQLGLVTNSNFMWARLQHTDPEPLRAALRDHDVVVVPGGQAADERGRPTWLGKNSSDLSAVAVAAAVGAPRCEIHSDVDGIYSTDPHLVSGTRLLKEVSYNIAALMSLYGAKVLHRRSVRLAQKNRVEIVCRLNRAPFTTGSVIGEAGTEASAVVLNQRSVALSYDTDADADRAFSAFHHANIDTIRLTTGPLVAVIGGFVDLEEFQRRQGLAPGTYAGVPVTALRGSKVATHLASGEDAALHLAQWLHDRLQDPDAPLPEPGSIPALQGV from the coding sequence GTGAACGCACCCGCCGTCCTGAAGTTCGGCGGGTCCAGCTTCCGCACCCTCGCCGCGTACGGGGACCTCGCGCAGGCGCTCAGCGACCGGGTCGAGCGCGAGGGCACCCGGCTCGTCGTGGTCGTCAGCGGCCAGCCCGGCGAGACCGAGCAGTTCCGCGAACGCCTCAGCCAGGTCAACCCGCACCCGGAGGACGAGACCGTCGCCGGCCTGCTGACCCTCGCCGACACCATCGGCGCCCAGCTGCTGTGCACCGCCCTCAACCGGGTCGGGCGCTCCGCGACCGTCCTCGCCGGGCACCAGCTGGGCCTCGTCACCAACTCCAACTTCATGTGGGCGCGCCTCCAGCACACCGACCCCGAGCCGCTGCGCGCCGCGCTGCGCGACCACGACGTGGTCGTCGTGCCGGGCGGGCAGGCCGCCGACGAGCGGGGCCGCCCGACCTGGCTCGGCAAGAACAGCTCGGACCTGTCGGCGGTGGCCGTCGCCGCCGCCGTCGGGGCGCCCCGCTGCGAGATCCACTCCGACGTCGACGGCATCTACAGCACCGACCCCCACCTGGTCAGCGGCACCCGGCTGCTGAAGGAGGTCTCGTACAACATCGCGGCGCTGATGTCGCTGTACGGGGCGAAGGTGCTGCACCGCAGGTCGGTGCGGCTGGCGCAGAAGAACCGGGTGGAGATCGTCTGCCGCCTCAACCGGGCGCCGTTCACCACCGGTTCGGTCATCGGCGAGGCCGGCACCGAGGCGTCGGCGGTGGTGCTCAACCAGCGCTCCGTCGCCCTGTCGTACGACACCGACGCCGACGCCGACCGGGCGTTCAGCGCCTTCCACCACGCCAACATCGACACCATCCGCCTCACCACCGGGCCGCTCGTCGCCGTCATCGGCGGCTTCGTGGACCTGGAGGAGTTCCAGCGCCGCCAGGGCCTCGCCCCCGGCACGTACGCCGGGGTGCCCGTCACGGCGCTGCGCGGCAGCAAGGTCGCCACCCACCTCGCGTCCGGCGAGGACGCCGCCCTGCACCTGGCGCAGTGGCTGCACGACCGCCTCCAGGACCCGGACGCCCCGCTGCCCGAACCGGGCTCCATACCCGCACTGCAAGGAGTGTGA